A region of Notolabrus celidotus isolate fNotCel1 chromosome 4, fNotCel1.pri, whole genome shotgun sequence DNA encodes the following proteins:
- the LOC117811381 gene encoding interferon-induced, double-stranded RNA-activated protein kinase-like isoform X2, translating to MDPENYIARLNEYGQVHGFVPDYNYRPEGPDNNRTFYSWVVIKGETFPEGVGKTKKEAKQKAAEKALKMLKGESQESSNSRENAASPSPSVSPVRQTSASDVNYISWLYDYVQRNRLQIKCEESAGVGPNSATQCYFKVGDEEYPAATGKKKKEAKEKAAKLVYDAINSPTSARSTVSGNGASPGLSARMSHQSSSSSTSDSVVFRDSSNSSGNWSLATSSSSSGGASSRESFSSSSSMQRNSDNLGIFTNSFNSSMDEVDVNNKTTGESHIEATPKSRFTADYDSIQKISSGGYGCVFKARHKLEDKDFAVKIVRIEETALREVRSLSNLQHLNIVRYYTCWMEDSGYQWDNLVGRYLSPRSTDSSPAKFLYSQMELCDTKTLRGWIKEKNDQSLPDIKRREESLVIARQIFSGVKYIHSKNQIHRDLKPDNILFGLDGEVKIGDFGLVTEDDPVVERTSDAGTESYMAPEQFFGTYDRKVDIFALGLIYLELLWKLSTGHERIAVFREAKRQTFPKGFSERFFQEWNMIKSMLSVRPEDRPEARALRAELEEWAHNENMDRTK from the exons ATGGATCCTGAAAACTACATCGCCAGACTGAACGAGTATGGACAGGTCCACGGATTTGTGCCTGACTACAATTACCGCCCTGAGGGACCTGACAACAACAGGAC GTTTTACTCCTGGGTTGTCATAAAGGGAGAAACCTTCCCTGAAGGTGTCGGGAAGACGAAGAAGGAAGCCAAGCAGAAAGCTGCTGAAAAGGCTTTGAAGATGTTGAAAGGTGAAAGTCAGGAATCCTCTAACTCT CGAGAAAATGCagcttcaccttcaccttcagtTTCACCGGTCCGTCAGACGAGTGCCAGCGACGTCAACTACATTTCTTGGCTATATGATTATGTTCAGAGGAACAGGCTGCAGATAAAGTGTGAGGAGTCGGCAGGAGTGGGACCAAATTCAGCCACTCA GTGTTACTTCAAAGTTGGTGATGAAGAGTATCCGGCTGCTACtgggaagaaaaagaaggaagcaAAAGAGAAGGCAGCCAAGCTTGTTTATGATGCGATAAACTCACCG ACATCTGCCAGATCAACGGTTTCTGGAAATGGAGCATCTCCCGGGTTGTCAGCAAG GATGTCCCATCAATCATCATCATCGAGCACAAGTGACTCAGTCGTTTTTCGTGACTCATCAAACTCTTCTGGAAACTGGTCTTTGGCG aCGTCCTCGAGCTCCTCTGGTGGTGCATCAAGCAG AGAGTCTTTTTCATCGTCATCAAGCATGCAGAGAAACTCTGACAACTTGGGAATATTCACAAACTCATTCAACTCTTCCATGGATGAG GTTGATGTCAATAACAAGACTACAGGAGAGAGTCATATCGAGGCAACGCCCAAGTCAAG GTTTACCGCAGACTATGATTCCATCCAGAAGATTAGCAGTGGAGGGTATGGATGTGTTTTCAAAGCAAGACATAAATTAGAAGACAAGGATTTTGCGGTGAAGATTGTCCGCATTGAGGA GACAGCTCTTCGAGAGGTACGCTCACTATCAAACCTCCAACACCTTAACATCGTCAGATACTACACGTGTTGGATGGAAGACTCAGGATACCAATGGGACAACTTAGTGGGCCGATACCTCTCCCCACG GTCCACAGATTCATCCCCAGCAAAGTTCCTCTACAGTCAGATGGAGTTATGTGACACCAAAACCCTCAGGGGTTGGATTAAAGAAAAGAACGATCAGTCTCTGCCAGACatcaagagaagagaagaaagtttGGTCATTGCTCGACAAATATTCAGTGGAGTCAAGTACATCCACTCCAAGAATCAGATCCACAGGGACCTCAAG CCTGACAACATCTTGTTTGGCTTGGATGGAGAGGTGAAGATCGGGGACTTTGGTTTGGTCACCGAAGATGACCCTGTGGTGGAAAGAACATCGGATGCAGGAACCGAATCTTACATGGCCCCTGAACAA TTTTTTGGAACCTATGACCGAAAAGTGGACATCTTTGCTCTGGGGTTGATCTACTTGGAACTCCTTTGGAAACTCTCCACCGGACACGAAAGAATAGCA GTTTTTCGCGAAGCCAAAAGACAGACGTTCCCCAAAGGTTTCTCTGAGAGATTCTTCCAAGAG TGGAACATGATCAAGTCGATGCTGAGTGTGAGGCCAGAGGATCGACCTGAAGCGAGGGCACTGAGAGCAGAGCTGGAGGAGTGGGCTCACAATGAAAACATGGACCGAACAAAGTGA
- the eif2ak2 gene encoding interferon-induced, double-stranded RNA-activated protein kinase isoform X1: MMEGENYVAKLNEFGQRTPSVIRYEDVGVEGPDHIRTYTVRVTLNGKAYPEGVGNSKKEAKKNAAKNAWIALMKETTETSEKTAEVSVTPVQQTNNKAVNFVSWLNEYGNKTRLLVKPVESTREGANSAFHFVVGDKEYPVAIGKNKKEAKEEAAKLVYHEICGNKTTETEDEKSSGVSSRQEEELNIISDKKQSPSVVTKGVDVTDSNYIALLNNYCQKTKRFHDYIFEKRSGPAHSPLFYYRVTIDKKEYPVAEGKNVKEAKQNAAQLAWSAFQEQSDFDSKLSLGCVVSDEVTAATSSTPSRTPSSDTNSKSAPTTSSDSFIVFSNPSTPAKDQSPAVKPKIKLAANFKNAHDRSKEDMVNFNCKKDGNSLSEKSSNQSVTSSRFTLEFDSINLLGKGGFGFVFKARRKLEDKLYAVKVVHWKQKALREVAALSDLNHSNIVRYYTCWLEDSEYHWEGTADSFSSSQSTGNSEKKCLYIQMELCENRTLKEWIDEKNMQNSKKSQRSFKRREESLCIALQIVGGVEYFHSMNFIHRDLKPANIMFGRNGEVKIGDFGLVTNENDDDDNLVERTERKGTRSYMAPEQMSGKTYDKKVDIFALGLIYFELLWYVSTYMERKAIWNDVRTQKPPQGFSHKFPLESQIIKSMLSVKPEDRPEASQLKTELEEGSRILTARKDAHRDNRTF, encoded by the exons atgatggagggagagaactACGTCGCTAAACTGAACGAGTTTGGACAGAGGACTCCTTCAGTCATCAGATATGAAGACGTGGGAGTTGAAGGGCCGGACCACATCAGAAC GTATACCGTCAGAGTCACCCTGAATGGAAAGGCGTATCCTGAAGGAGTGGGGAACAGCAAGAAGGAAGCCAAAAAGAATGCAGCTAAAAACGCCTGGATAGCCTTGATGAAGGAGACGACTGAAACT AGCGAGAAAACAGCAGAAGTTTCTGTTACACCTGTGCAACAGACAAATAACAAGGCTGTCAACTTTGTAAGTTGGCTCAACGAATACGGGAACAAGACTAGACTGTTGGTAAAACCTGTGGAGTCTACAAGAGAGGGAGCTAATAGTGCTTTTCA CTTCGTGGTTGGTGATAAGGAGTATCCAGTTGCAATCGGGAAAAACAAGAAGGAAGCAAAGGAGGAGGCAGCAAAGCTCGTGTATCACGAGATATGTGGCAATAAAACTACAGAG acagaggatgagaaaagCAGCGGTGTGTCGAGTCGACAGGAGGAGGAACTGAACATCATCAG CGATAAGAAACAGAGCCCGAGTGTGGTAACTAAAGGCGTAGATGTTACCGATTCAAATTACATCGCACTCCTCAACAACTACTGTCAGAAAACAAAGCGGTTCCATGATTACATCTTTGAGAAGAGATCTGGTCCCGCTCATAGCCCTCT GTTTTATTACAGAGTCACGATCGACAAAAAGGAATATCCCGTGGCTGAGGGCAAGAATGTCAAGGAAGCCAAACAGAATGCGGCTCAGCTGGCCTGGTCTGCTTTTCAAGAGCAGTCAGATTTTGACAGCAAG TTATCTCTCGGGTGTGTTGTGTCTGATGAAGTTACAGCAGCGACGTCGTCCACGCCATCAAGGACACC GTCAAGTGACACCAACTCAAAAAGTGCGCCAACAACTTCAAGTgactcttttattgtttttagcaACCCATCAACTCCTGCCAAAGACCAG AGTCCTGCTGTGAAGCCTAAAATAAA ACTCGCTGCCAATTTCAAAAATGCCCACGACCGCAGCAAAGAG GATATGGTTAACTTCAACTGTAAGAAAGACGGAAACAGTCTGAGCGAGAAATCATCGAACCAGTCCGTCACCTCCAG CAGGTTTACTTTAGAGTTTGACTCCATAAATCTACTTGGCAAAGGAGGCTTCGGTTTTGTTTTCAAGGCACGAAGGAAACTAGAGGACAAACTTTACGCCGTGAAGGTCGTCCACTGGAAACA AAAAGCTCTGAGAGAAGTGGCGGCGTTATCCGACCTGAACCACAGCAACATCGTTCGATACTACACCTGCTGGCTGGAGGATTCAGAATACCACTGGGAAGGCACAGCAGACAGTTTCAGCAGCTCCCA GTCGACCGGTAACTCAGAGAAGAAGTGCCTCTACATTCAGATGGAGCTGTGTGAGAACAGAACTCTGAAGGAGTGGATAGATGAGAAGAATATGCAGAATTCAAAGAAGTCTCAGCGAAGTttcaagaggagagaggagagtctTTGTATTGCTCTGCAGATAGTCGGTGGAGTGGAGTACTTTCACTCCATGAACTTCATCCACAGAGACCTGAAG CCTGCCAACATCATGTTCGGGAGAAACGGGGAAGTGAAGATCGGAGACTTCGGCCTGGTCACCAATGAGAACGACGACGATGACAACCTGGTGGAGAGGACCGAGCGCAAAGGAACCCGGTCGTACATGGCCCCTGAGCAG ATGAGCGGGAAGACTTATGACAAAAAGGTGGACATATTTGCTCTGGGGTTGATCTATTTTGAACTCCTGTGGTACGTCTCCACTTACATGGAAAGGAAGGCG ATTTGGAACGATGTCAGGACCCAAAAACCTCCTCAAGGATTTTCACACAAATTCCCCCTCGAG AGTCAGATAATAAAGTCGATGCTGAGTGTGAAGCCAGAAGACCGACCTGAAGCAAGTCAACTGAAGACAGAGCTGGAGGAAGGCTCTCGTATACTCACGGCCCGTAAAGACGCTCATCGTGACAATCGGACCTTCTGA
- the eif2ak2 gene encoding interferon-induced, double-stranded RNA-activated protein kinase isoform X2, translated as MMEGENYVAKLNEFGQRTPSVIRYEDVGVEGPDHIRTYTVRVTLNGKAYPEGVGNSKKEAKKNAAKNAWIALMKETTETSEKTAEVSVTPVQQTNNKAVNFVSWLNEYGNKTRLLVKPVESTREGANSAFHFVVGDKEYPVAIGKNKKEAKEEAAKLVYHEICGNKTTETEDEKSSGVSSRQEEELNIISDKKQSPSVVTKGVDVTDSNYIALLNNYCQKTKRFHDYIFEKRSGPAHSPLFYYRVTIDKKEYPVAEGKNVKEAKQNAAQLAWSAFQEQSDFDSKLSLGCVVSDEVTAATSSTPSRTPSSDTNSKSAPTTSSDSFIVFSNPSTPAKDQSPAVKPKIKLAANFKNAHDRSKEDMVNFNCKKDGNSLSEKSSNQSVTSRFTLEFDSINLLGKGGFGFVFKARRKLEDKLYAVKVVHWKQKALREVAALSDLNHSNIVRYYTCWLEDSEYHWEGTADSFSSSQSTGNSEKKCLYIQMELCENRTLKEWIDEKNMQNSKKSQRSFKRREESLCIALQIVGGVEYFHSMNFIHRDLKPANIMFGRNGEVKIGDFGLVTNENDDDDNLVERTERKGTRSYMAPEQMSGKTYDKKVDIFALGLIYFELLWYVSTYMERKAIWNDVRTQKPPQGFSHKFPLESQIIKSMLSVKPEDRPEASQLKTELEEGSRILTARKDAHRDNRTF; from the exons atgatggagggagagaactACGTCGCTAAACTGAACGAGTTTGGACAGAGGACTCCTTCAGTCATCAGATATGAAGACGTGGGAGTTGAAGGGCCGGACCACATCAGAAC GTATACCGTCAGAGTCACCCTGAATGGAAAGGCGTATCCTGAAGGAGTGGGGAACAGCAAGAAGGAAGCCAAAAAGAATGCAGCTAAAAACGCCTGGATAGCCTTGATGAAGGAGACGACTGAAACT AGCGAGAAAACAGCAGAAGTTTCTGTTACACCTGTGCAACAGACAAATAACAAGGCTGTCAACTTTGTAAGTTGGCTCAACGAATACGGGAACAAGACTAGACTGTTGGTAAAACCTGTGGAGTCTACAAGAGAGGGAGCTAATAGTGCTTTTCA CTTCGTGGTTGGTGATAAGGAGTATCCAGTTGCAATCGGGAAAAACAAGAAGGAAGCAAAGGAGGAGGCAGCAAAGCTCGTGTATCACGAGATATGTGGCAATAAAACTACAGAG acagaggatgagaaaagCAGCGGTGTGTCGAGTCGACAGGAGGAGGAACTGAACATCATCAG CGATAAGAAACAGAGCCCGAGTGTGGTAACTAAAGGCGTAGATGTTACCGATTCAAATTACATCGCACTCCTCAACAACTACTGTCAGAAAACAAAGCGGTTCCATGATTACATCTTTGAGAAGAGATCTGGTCCCGCTCATAGCCCTCT GTTTTATTACAGAGTCACGATCGACAAAAAGGAATATCCCGTGGCTGAGGGCAAGAATGTCAAGGAAGCCAAACAGAATGCGGCTCAGCTGGCCTGGTCTGCTTTTCAAGAGCAGTCAGATTTTGACAGCAAG TTATCTCTCGGGTGTGTTGTGTCTGATGAAGTTACAGCAGCGACGTCGTCCACGCCATCAAGGACACC GTCAAGTGACACCAACTCAAAAAGTGCGCCAACAACTTCAAGTgactcttttattgtttttagcaACCCATCAACTCCTGCCAAAGACCAG AGTCCTGCTGTGAAGCCTAAAATAAA ACTCGCTGCCAATTTCAAAAATGCCCACGACCGCAGCAAAGAG GATATGGTTAACTTCAACTGTAAGAAAGACGGAAACAGTCTGAGCGAGAAATCATCGAACCAGTCCGTCACCTCCAG GTTTACTTTAGAGTTTGACTCCATAAATCTACTTGGCAAAGGAGGCTTCGGTTTTGTTTTCAAGGCACGAAGGAAACTAGAGGACAAACTTTACGCCGTGAAGGTCGTCCACTGGAAACA AAAAGCTCTGAGAGAAGTGGCGGCGTTATCCGACCTGAACCACAGCAACATCGTTCGATACTACACCTGCTGGCTGGAGGATTCAGAATACCACTGGGAAGGCACAGCAGACAGTTTCAGCAGCTCCCA GTCGACCGGTAACTCAGAGAAGAAGTGCCTCTACATTCAGATGGAGCTGTGTGAGAACAGAACTCTGAAGGAGTGGATAGATGAGAAGAATATGCAGAATTCAAAGAAGTCTCAGCGAAGTttcaagaggagagaggagagtctTTGTATTGCTCTGCAGATAGTCGGTGGAGTGGAGTACTTTCACTCCATGAACTTCATCCACAGAGACCTGAAG CCTGCCAACATCATGTTCGGGAGAAACGGGGAAGTGAAGATCGGAGACTTCGGCCTGGTCACCAATGAGAACGACGACGATGACAACCTGGTGGAGAGGACCGAGCGCAAAGGAACCCGGTCGTACATGGCCCCTGAGCAG ATGAGCGGGAAGACTTATGACAAAAAGGTGGACATATTTGCTCTGGGGTTGATCTATTTTGAACTCCTGTGGTACGTCTCCACTTACATGGAAAGGAAGGCG ATTTGGAACGATGTCAGGACCCAAAAACCTCCTCAAGGATTTTCACACAAATTCCCCCTCGAG AGTCAGATAATAAAGTCGATGCTGAGTGTGAAGCCAGAAGACCGACCTGAAGCAAGTCAACTGAAGACAGAGCTGGAGGAAGGCTCTCGTATACTCACGGCCCGTAAAGACGCTCATCGTGACAATCGGACCTTCTGA
- the LOC117811381 gene encoding interferon-induced, double-stranded RNA-activated protein kinase-like isoform X1 → MDPENYIARLNEYGQVHGFVPDYNYRPEGPDNNRTFYSWVVIKGETFPEGVGKTKKEAKQKAAEKALKMLKGESQESSNSRENAASPSPSVSPVRQTSASDVNYISWLYDYVQRNRLQIKCEESAGVGPNSATQRCYFKVGDEEYPAATGKKKKEAKEKAAKLVYDAINSPTSARSTVSGNGASPGLSARMSHQSSSSSTSDSVVFRDSSNSSGNWSLATSSSSSGGASSRESFSSSSSMQRNSDNLGIFTNSFNSSMDEVDVNNKTTGESHIEATPKSRFTADYDSIQKISSGGYGCVFKARHKLEDKDFAVKIVRIEETALREVRSLSNLQHLNIVRYYTCWMEDSGYQWDNLVGRYLSPRSTDSSPAKFLYSQMELCDTKTLRGWIKEKNDQSLPDIKRREESLVIARQIFSGVKYIHSKNQIHRDLKPDNILFGLDGEVKIGDFGLVTEDDPVVERTSDAGTESYMAPEQFFGTYDRKVDIFALGLIYLELLWKLSTGHERIAVFREAKRQTFPKGFSERFFQEWNMIKSMLSVRPEDRPEARALRAELEEWAHNENMDRTK, encoded by the exons ATGGATCCTGAAAACTACATCGCCAGACTGAACGAGTATGGACAGGTCCACGGATTTGTGCCTGACTACAATTACCGCCCTGAGGGACCTGACAACAACAGGAC GTTTTACTCCTGGGTTGTCATAAAGGGAGAAACCTTCCCTGAAGGTGTCGGGAAGACGAAGAAGGAAGCCAAGCAGAAAGCTGCTGAAAAGGCTTTGAAGATGTTGAAAGGTGAAAGTCAGGAATCCTCTAACTCT CGAGAAAATGCagcttcaccttcaccttcagtTTCACCGGTCCGTCAGACGAGTGCCAGCGACGTCAACTACATTTCTTGGCTATATGATTATGTTCAGAGGAACAGGCTGCAGATAAAGTGTGAGGAGTCGGCAGGAGTGGGACCAAATTCAGCCACTCA AAGGTGTTACTTCAAAGTTGGTGATGAAGAGTATCCGGCTGCTACtgggaagaaaaagaaggaagcaAAAGAGAAGGCAGCCAAGCTTGTTTATGATGCGATAAACTCACCG ACATCTGCCAGATCAACGGTTTCTGGAAATGGAGCATCTCCCGGGTTGTCAGCAAG GATGTCCCATCAATCATCATCATCGAGCACAAGTGACTCAGTCGTTTTTCGTGACTCATCAAACTCTTCTGGAAACTGGTCTTTGGCG aCGTCCTCGAGCTCCTCTGGTGGTGCATCAAGCAG AGAGTCTTTTTCATCGTCATCAAGCATGCAGAGAAACTCTGACAACTTGGGAATATTCACAAACTCATTCAACTCTTCCATGGATGAG GTTGATGTCAATAACAAGACTACAGGAGAGAGTCATATCGAGGCAACGCCCAAGTCAAG GTTTACCGCAGACTATGATTCCATCCAGAAGATTAGCAGTGGAGGGTATGGATGTGTTTTCAAAGCAAGACATAAATTAGAAGACAAGGATTTTGCGGTGAAGATTGTCCGCATTGAGGA GACAGCTCTTCGAGAGGTACGCTCACTATCAAACCTCCAACACCTTAACATCGTCAGATACTACACGTGTTGGATGGAAGACTCAGGATACCAATGGGACAACTTAGTGGGCCGATACCTCTCCCCACG GTCCACAGATTCATCCCCAGCAAAGTTCCTCTACAGTCAGATGGAGTTATGTGACACCAAAACCCTCAGGGGTTGGATTAAAGAAAAGAACGATCAGTCTCTGCCAGACatcaagagaagagaagaaagtttGGTCATTGCTCGACAAATATTCAGTGGAGTCAAGTACATCCACTCCAAGAATCAGATCCACAGGGACCTCAAG CCTGACAACATCTTGTTTGGCTTGGATGGAGAGGTGAAGATCGGGGACTTTGGTTTGGTCACCGAAGATGACCCTGTGGTGGAAAGAACATCGGATGCAGGAACCGAATCTTACATGGCCCCTGAACAA TTTTTTGGAACCTATGACCGAAAAGTGGACATCTTTGCTCTGGGGTTGATCTACTTGGAACTCCTTTGGAAACTCTCCACCGGACACGAAAGAATAGCA GTTTTTCGCGAAGCCAAAAGACAGACGTTCCCCAAAGGTTTCTCTGAGAGATTCTTCCAAGAG TGGAACATGATCAAGTCGATGCTGAGTGTGAGGCCAGAGGATCGACCTGAAGCGAGGGCACTGAGAGCAGAGCTGGAGGAGTGGGCTCACAATGAAAACATGGACCGAACAAAGTGA
- the gpatch11 gene encoding G patch domain-containing protein 11, protein MSDEEEDYMSDAFLSKIQDVKPGVSMSRRVKEAMKKETKHKETNIKNRQKTFKEQETESREAALQNTISNENKGFALLQKMGYKAGQGLGKKGAGRVEPIPLNIKTDRGGIGMEEVKKRKAEEQLESYRQKARAQQQNETKSLEDFRSRVRTEREERKIEGDLGRSQRACSQLDSQKGILVPRELWYWPKVESEEEEDDDKEEEEEEEEEEDEFVELTSFDKLQILTSYLRGVHFYCIWCGTTYNDEDDLCSNCPGDTAADHD, encoded by the exons atgtctgatgaagaggaggactaCATGTCAGATGCCTTCCTCAGTAAAAT TCAAGACGTGAAGCCAGGCGTGAGCATGTCGAGGAGGGTCAAAGAAGCGATGAAGAAGGAGACCAAGCATAAAGAGACCAACATCAAGAACCGACAGAAGACCTTCAAGGAGCAGGAGACAGAAAGTAGAGAGGCAGCTTTACAGAACACCATCAGCAATGAGAACAAGGGATTCGCTCTTCTGCAGAAAATGGGTTACAAAGCTGGTCAGGGCCTCGGGAAGAAAG GAGCAGGGAGGGTGGAGCCTATTCCACTCAATATCAAAACAG ACAGAGGTGGGATCGggatggaggaggtgaagaaaagaaaagcagaggaaCAACTGGAGAGCTACCGTCAGAAAGCACGAGCCCAGCAACAGAATGAGACCAAATCTCTGGAAGACTTTCG GTCGAGAGTtcggacagagagagaggaacgcAAGATTGAAGGAGATCTCGGGAGGAGTCAACGAGCCTGTTCGCAGCTCGACAGTCAGAAG ggcATCCTTGTGCCCAGGGAGTTGTGGTACTGGCCTAAAGtggagtctgaggaggaggaagatgatgataaggaggaggaagaagaagaggaggaggaggaggatgagttTGTAGAATTAACT TCCTTTGACAAACTCCAGATTCTGACGTCCTATCTGAGAGGAGTCCATTTTTACTGCATATGGTGTGGGACCACCTACAACG aTGAAGATGACTTGTGCTCTAACTGTCCTGGAGACACAGCTGCAGACCATGATTGA